GCCCGACGTCGGCTCGGCCAAGATGGCCCGGGGCTTCGCCAAGCGGCTGAACGCCTCGCTCGCCATCATCGACAAGCGGCGTCCGTCAGCCAATGTGGCCGAGGTGCTCAACGTGGTGGGTGAGGTGGGCAATCGTGACTGCCTTATCCCGGACGACATGATCGACACCGCCGGCACCATGGCCGAGGCCGTGAGCGCGCTCAAGCGGCTGGGCGCGCGAGACGTCTACTGCTGCGCCACGCACGCGCTGCTTTCCGGCCCGGCGGTGGACCGGCTGATGGCGTCCCCGGTCAAGGAAGTCACGGTCACCAACACGATCGGAATCCCGCCCGAGCGGCGGTTCGATCGGCTCAAGGTTCTCTCGATCGCCGGCCTGCTCTCGAAGGCGATCGGCTACACGCACAGCGACCAATCAGTGAGCTCGCTGTTCGATTGATGCGCCCGCCGGGCGCCACTCCACGCGAAGGATCGGATCATGGCACAAGAGGCGAATCTCCAGGTGGCCACCCGCGCCAGCACCGGCAAAGGCGCGGCCCGCACACTCCGGCGCGAGGGCAAGGTGCCCGGGGTCATTTACGGCCACGGACGGGCCGCCGAAGCGGTGACGGTCGAGACGGCGGCGCTGACCAAGATGCTGGTCGGCATCAGCGCGGGCACCACCATCGTGGACGTGGCGATCGACGGTCGGGCCCCGGTGAAGGCGCTGATCCGCGAGATCCAGCGCGACGCGCTCCGTCCGGCGGAGATCCTTCACCTGGATCTCTACGAGGTCCGGGCTGACGAGCAGATCACCCTGGCCGTGCCGGTGCACCTGGTGGGTGTGCCCGATGGCGTGCGGAACTTCGGTGGCGTGCTCGACCATTCGCTCCGCGAGCTCGAGATCGAGGTGCTCCCCGCCGACATCCCGGAGCACGTCGAGCTGGACGTGACGGCATTGGCCATCGGCCACTCGCTTTTCGTCCGCGACCTCAAGATCGAGAAGGCCCGGATCCTCAACGATCCCGACACCCCGGTGTGCACGGTGGTGGCCCCGCGGACCGAGGAGGCGCCCGCCGTGGTGGAGGAAGTGGTGTCCACCGAACCCGAGCTCATTCGCAAGCCTAAGGCCGAAGCCGAAGGCGAGACCGAAGAGAAAGCCTGAGCCCTGCACGCGATCGTGGGGCTGGGCAACCCCGGTCCGGAGTACGACGAAACCCGGCACAACGCCGGGTTTCTACTGGCCGACCATCTGGTGGCGCGCTGGCGGATCGGCCCGTTCCGCCGGGGCGACCGGACGCGTGAAGCGCGAGGCGCCTGGGACGGTCGCCCGGTCGCCGTGCTCAAGCCTCAGACCTACATGAACCGGAGCGGAGCGGCCCTCGCGTCGCTCCGCGCGCTCCCCGACTTCGATCCCAGCCGTGATCTCCTGATCCTGGTCGATGACGTGGCACTTCCGCTCGGCCGGTTTCGCCTCCGCGGGGCCGGCTCCGCCGGCGGGCACAACGGTCTCAAGAGCGTCGAGGGTGCGCTGCAGCGGCAGGACTATGCCCGGCTCAGGGTCGGAGTCGGGCCCACGCCGCCGGGACTGGAGGATCTCGCCGAGTTCGTCCTCGGGCCGTTCGAGGAGGAGGAGCGGCACCAGCTCGCCGCCCTGCTGGACCCCATGGCCGAGGCGGTCGAGTGCTGGCTGCTGGAGGGGATCGAGCGCGCGATGAGCCGCTTCAACCACTGAGTCATCCATCTCATGCTTCGCCTCGGAATCGTCGGCCTGCCCAATGTCGGGAAATCCACCCTCTTTAACGCGCTGACCTCGGCCAAAGCCCTGGTGGCGAACTACC
This genomic interval from Gemmatimonadales bacterium contains the following:
- a CDS encoding 50S ribosomal protein L25, whose amino-acid sequence is MAQEANLQVATRASTGKGAARTLRREGKVPGVIYGHGRAAEAVTVETAALTKMLVGISAGTTIVDVAIDGRAPVKALIREIQRDALRPAEILHLDLYEVRADEQITLAVPVHLVGVPDGVRNFGGVLDHSLRELEIEVLPADIPEHVELDVTALAIGHSLFVRDLKIEKARILNDPDTPVCTVVAPRTEEAPAVVEEVVSTEPELIRKPKAEAEGETEEKA
- the pth gene encoding aminoacyl-tRNA hydrolase — protein: MGLGNPGPEYDETRHNAGFLLADHLVARWRIGPFRRGDRTREARGAWDGRPVAVLKPQTYMNRSGAALASLRALPDFDPSRDLLILVDDVALPLGRFRLRGAGSAGGHNGLKSVEGALQRQDYARLRVGVGPTPPGLEDLAEFVLGPFEEEERHQLAALLDPMAEAVECWLLEGIERAMSRFNH